From Peptoanaerobacter stomatis, one genomic window encodes:
- the glyS gene encoding glycine--tRNA ligase subunit beta has protein sequence MNNDLLLELGTEEIPARFISSTKKSMKTFLEKKLSELRIPFDSIEIKCTPRRFAIFIKNLANTQQASTEEIKGPAKKIAFDESGNPSKALQGFLKSKNVTIDDIKIVQKGKEEYVFVVKTLETSDTVNYLKEIFEQMIDSLSFPKPMRWGGNKIKFIRPIRWILCLYQGKVPNFEMFSLNAANLTRGHRFLGESYIEINSIDEYEEKLEQNYVILDDTKRRELIRKQIVEVAEKLGGEYMQDEDLLEEVNYIVEYPTALYGEFKEEYLKLPKETIITPMKEHQRYFPVLDKNGNLMNKFITVRNGNDYMIENVKKGNEKVLDARLSDAKFFYEQDTAKKLESYVPRLQTIVYHEKLGTMHDKMLRIQKLSEEFAYILNVDKNDTSRAALLCKADLTTSMVFEFTELQGIMGRYYAKVSGENENVANAIYEHYLPRFAGDELPQSKVGIILSLADKLDSIAGFFSVGIKPTGSQDPYALRRLALGVLNTLIDSKIDTRLQLFVEIALKQFEDKHKFDFNEVYNEILEFMKLRLKNIFLDKKIRYDVVDSVIDNNISTVYELSQKAVQLEKWLKLPESTSCLNTFARISNISKDVKKSEVNPELFDQKEEQELFGAYNNATPKIYELISAKQYEQSLDEIAKLRPFIDNYFEKVMVMDNNEDIKQNRLATIATIRDTIEEIADFSKIVQ, from the coding sequence ATGAATAACGACTTACTATTAGAGCTTGGAACTGAAGAGATTCCTGCAAGATTTATCTCATCAACAAAAAAATCAATGAAAACTTTTTTGGAAAAGAAATTATCAGAGCTTAGAATTCCATTTGATTCTATTGAAATAAAATGCACACCGAGAAGATTTGCAATATTTATAAAAAATTTAGCAAATACTCAACAAGCATCAACAGAAGAAATAAAAGGACCTGCAAAAAAAATAGCTTTTGATGAAAGTGGCAATCCTTCAAAAGCTCTTCAAGGATTCTTGAAAAGCAAAAATGTTACAATAGACGATATAAAAATTGTACAAAAAGGCAAAGAAGAATATGTATTTGTAGTAAAAACTTTAGAAACAAGTGATACAGTAAATTACTTAAAAGAGATATTTGAACAAATGATAGACTCTCTTTCTTTCCCTAAACCTATGAGATGGGGAGGAAATAAAATTAAATTCATCCGCCCTATCAGATGGATATTATGTCTTTATCAAGGAAAAGTTCCAAACTTTGAAATGTTTTCTCTAAATGCTGCAAATCTTACAAGAGGTCATAGATTTTTAGGAGAAAGTTATATTGAAATTAACTCGATAGACGAATATGAAGAAAAATTAGAGCAAAACTATGTGATATTGGACGATACTAAAAGACGTGAACTAATAAGAAAACAGATAGTAGAAGTAGCCGAAAAATTAGGTGGAGAATATATGCAGGACGAAGACTTACTTGAAGAAGTAAATTATATAGTAGAATATCCTACCGCACTTTATGGAGAATTTAAAGAAGAATATTTGAAACTTCCTAAAGAAACAATCATAACACCTATGAAAGAACATCAAAGATACTTTCCTGTACTCGACAAAAATGGCAATCTTATGAACAAGTTCATAACTGTAAGAAACGGTAATGACTATATGATTGAAAACGTCAAAAAAGGAAATGAAAAAGTCCTTGATGCAAGATTATCAGATGCAAAATTCTTCTATGAACAAGACACAGCAAAAAAACTCGAATCATATGTTCCAAGATTGCAAACTATTGTATATCACGAAAAACTCGGAACTATGCACGACAAAATGCTTAGAATACAAAAATTGTCAGAAGAATTTGCATATATATTAAATGTTGATAAAAATGATACATCAAGAGCTGCATTACTTTGCAAAGCAGACCTTACAACATCTATGGTATTTGAATTTACGGAATTACAAGGTATAATGGGCAGATATTATGCAAAAGTATCCGGAGAAAATGAAAATGTTGCAAATGCTATATATGAACACTATCTTCCAAGATTTGCAGGTGATGAGCTTCCACAAAGTAAAGTTGGCATAATTTTGAGTTTAGCAGATAAATTAGATTCAATCGCAGGATTTTTCAGCGTAGGAATAAAACCTACAGGCTCACAAGATCCATATGCTCTCAGAAGATTAGCATTAGGCGTTTTAAATACACTTATAGACAGCAAAATTGATACAAGATTACAACTTTTTGTAGAAATAGCTTTAAAACAATTTGAAGATAAACATAAATTTGATTTTAATGAAGTTTATAACGAAATTTTAGAATTTATGAAATTAAGATTAAAAAACATATTCTTAGATAAAAAAATAAGATATGATGTTGTAGACTCAGTTATAGATAATAATATATCAACAGTATATGAATTATCTCAAAAAGCCGTTCAACTCGAAAAATGGCTCAAACTTCCGGAATCGACTTCTTGCCTAAATACATTCGCAAGAATATCAAATATATCTAAAGATGTAAAAAAATCTGAAGTAAATCCTGAGTTGTTTGACCAAAAAGAAGAACAAGAGCTTTTTGGAGCTTATAATAATGCAACACCGAAAATATACGAGCTTATTTCTGCAAAACAATATGAACAATCACTTGATGAGATTGCAAAATTAAGACCGTTCATAGACAACTATTTTGAAAAAGTAATGGTAATGGACAATAATGAAGATATAAAACAAAACCGTCTTGCAACCATAGCAACTATAAGAGATACAATAGAAGAAATAGCAGATTTTTCAAAAATAGTACAATAA
- a CDS encoding cobyrinate a,c-diamide synthase, giving the protein MKKIIIAGTSSGVGKTTITCGIMRALRDISIKVVPFKIGADYIDTTYHCLATDNTSTNLDEFMLNKNTIKRIFMQNMKSNDIAIIEGVMGLFDGYQDRDDYCSTASMSKILDSPIILIIDAGKMATSIAPIIKGFLEYDKKLNIVGIILNNVSTDSHYNILKNSIKKISNIKILGRIPKQKDINLSSRHLGLKLATEDAENEEKLKKISQIVKENIDLQSLLDLSVSPDLSYIPDNINKNYDITLAVAMDKAFNFYYKNSIEEFEKRGVKIVKFNTFTDNKLPKCDGIYIGGGYPELYARELSQNKSLIQDIKEKSENNMPIYAECGGLMYLGRHIEIENISYEMTGIFDGISKMTPKLQRFGYCIAKSLYDTPLTKKGEILKGHEFHHSVFETNLDTAFEMEKELYDKSVKKWNGGYLYKNTLASYLHIHFASNPNITNNFCQNMLNYKLLNP; this is encoded by the coding sequence ATGAAAAAAATAATAATAGCCGGGACATCATCAGGAGTCGGCAAAACTACAATAACCTGCGGAATAATGAGAGCATTGAGAGATATATCAATAAAAGTTGTACCGTTTAAAATAGGTGCAGACTACATAGATACGACTTATCATTGCCTTGCAACAGATAATACTTCTACAAATCTGGACGAATTTATGCTCAACAAAAATACAATTAAAAGAATATTTATGCAAAATATGAAATCTAACGATATAGCGATTATAGAAGGCGTAATGGGACTGTTTGACGGTTATCAAGACAGAGATGATTATTGCTCAACCGCATCTATGTCAAAAATTTTAGACTCTCCTATAATACTTATAATAGATGCCGGTAAAATGGCTACTTCAATAGCTCCAATTATAAAAGGTTTTTTAGAATATGACAAAAAATTAAATATAGTCGGAATAATATTAAATAACGTATCTACAGATAGTCACTATAATATATTAAAAAATTCAATAAAAAAAATAAGCAATATAAAAATATTGGGAAGAATACCAAAACAAAAAGATATTAATCTAAGTAGCAGACATTTAGGGCTTAAATTAGCAACAGAAGACGCTGAAAATGAAGAAAAACTAAAAAAAATATCCCAAATAGTAAAAGAAAATATTGATTTGCAAAGTTTGTTAGACTTGTCAGTATCACCTGATTTATCATATATACCGGATAACATTAATAAAAATTATGATATAACGCTTGCTGTGGCAATGGATAAGGCATTCAATTTCTACTACAAAAACTCAATAGAAGAATTTGAAAAAAGAGGAGTAAAAATTGTAAAATTCAACACTTTTACAGACAATAAGCTCCCAAAATGTGATGGAATATATATAGGTGGAGGGTATCCTGAACTCTATGCAAGAGAATTATCTCAAAATAAATCTCTTATACAAGACATAAAAGAAAAATCTGAAAACAATATGCCTATATATGCAGAATGTGGCGGGTTAATGTATCTTGGAAGACATATAGAAATAGAAAACATATCATATGAAATGACAGGTATATTTGATGGCATAAGCAAAATGACACCAAAACTGCAACGTTTTGGCTACTGTATCGCAAAATCACTATACGATACACCACTTACAAAAAAAGGAGAGATTTTAAAAGGACACGAATTTCATCATTCGGTATTTGAAACAAATCTTGATACAGCATTTGAAATGGAAAAAGAATTATATGACAAAAGTGTAAAAAAATGGAATGGCGGTTATTTATATAAAAATACACTTGCATCATATTTACACATACATTTTGCATCAAACCCTAATATTACAAATAATTTTTGTCAAAATATGTTGAATTATAAATTATTAAATCCATAA
- the glyQ gene encoding glycine--tRNA ligase subunit alpha, translating to MNFQDMILKLQSYWADKGCIMVQAYDSEKGAGTMNPNTFLRSLGKEPWRVCYVEPSRRPADARYGENPNRLYQHHQFQVILKPSPNNVQDLYLKSLEAIGINPLEHDIRFVEDNWENATFGAWGLGWEVWLDGMEITQFTYFQQVGSIDCELESAELTYGLERIALYLQEKDNVFDIDYTDNIKYGDIFKKAEYEHSVYGFEASDTKMLFELFNIYEKEANSLIDKGLVMPAYDYVLKTSHAFNLLDAKGAIGVSQRASYIARVRNMAKKIASAYVEQREAMGYPLMKLEKLLSEVK from the coding sequence ATGAATTTTCAAGATATGATACTTAAACTGCAATCATACTGGGCTGATAAAGGTTGTATAATGGTACAAGCCTATGACAGCGAAAAAGGTGCAGGTACTATGAATCCTAATACATTTTTACGCTCACTCGGCAAAGAGCCTTGGAGAGTATGTTATGTAGAGCCGTCAAGAAGACCGGCCGATGCAAGATATGGAGAAAATCCAAACAGACTTTATCAACATCACCAATTTCAAGTTATATTAAAACCATCACCTAATAATGTTCAAGATTTATACTTAAAATCTCTTGAAGCAATAGGGATAAATCCGTTGGAGCATGATATAAGATTTGTAGAAGATAACTGGGAAAATGCAACCTTCGGTGCTTGGGGCTTAGGTTGGGAAGTTTGGCTTGACGGCATGGAAATAACACAATTCACATATTTTCAACAAGTCGGCTCAATAGACTGCGAATTGGAATCTGCCGAACTCACTTACGGATTAGAAAGAATAGCACTTTACTTACAAGAAAAAGACAATGTTTTTGATATAGACTATACAGACAATATAAAATATGGCGATATATTTAAAAAAGCTGAATATGAACATTCCGTTTACGGTTTCGAAGCCTCTGATACAAAGATGTTGTTTGAGCTTTTTAACATATACGAAAAAGAGGCAAACTCTCTAATAGATAAAGGGCTTGTTATGCCCGCATATGACTATGTATTAAAAACTTCGCATGCATTCAACCTGTTGGATGCAAAAGGTGCAATAGGTGTCAGTCAAAGAGCATCATACATTGCAAGAGTAAGAAATATGGCAAAAAAAATAGCCTCTGCATATGTAGAGCAAAGAGAAGCTATGGGCTACCCTCTTATGAAACTTGAAAAACTGCTAAGCGAGGTGAAATAA
- a CDS encoding glutamine--tRNA ligase/YqeY domain fusion protein: MQENVMQGNFIHSIIEKDNEENTYGKKVYTRFPPEPNGYLHMGHAKSICLNFMTAQKYGGKCNLRFDDTNPVKEDVEYVESIKEDVKWLGFDWDELCFASDYFDKMYELAVLLIKKDKAFVCELSVDEMREYKGDFNNPGKNSPYRNRPIEESLDLFERMKNGEFKDGELTLRAKIDMSSPNIYMRDPVIYRIAHSSHHRTGDKWCIYPMYDYAHPLEDAIEGITHSLCTLEFEEHRPFYDWVVKETEFAMPPKQIEFARLELTNMIMSKRYLKRLVDERKVDGWDDPRMSTISGLRRRGYTPESIRNFAESIGISKSNSVVDIAMLEHAVREDLKLKATRKMAVLNLLKLVITNYPEDKIEYLDAENNSENEELGSRKVPFSREIYIEADDFMENPPKKYYRFFVGNEVRLRNAYFVKCTDVIKDENGKVIEIHGTYDEETKSGTGFTGRKVKGTIHWVSAKENVKATVRLYDYLFKLNEETGQYEYNEDSITVLKDCIMEKSFETAQKGERFQFNRHGYFSVDVKDTKENELVFNQIVGLKDNFNKK, translated from the coding sequence ATGCAAGAAAATGTAATGCAAGGAAATTTTATTCACAGCATAATAGAAAAAGATAATGAAGAAAATACATATGGGAAAAAAGTATATACAAGATTTCCACCTGAGCCTAACGGATATCTGCATATGGGACACGCAAAATCAATATGCCTTAACTTTATGACAGCTCAAAAATATGGTGGAAAATGCAACTTAAGATTTGATGACACAAATCCTGTAAAAGAAGATGTAGAGTATGTAGAATCTATAAAAGAAGATGTTAAGTGGCTCGGCTTTGATTGGGATGAGTTATGCTTTGCATCGGATTATTTCGATAAGATGTACGAATTGGCAGTATTGTTGATAAAAAAAGACAAAGCCTTCGTATGCGAGCTGTCAGTAGATGAAATGAGAGAGTATAAAGGGGATTTCAATAATCCCGGAAAAAATTCACCATACAGAAACAGACCTATTGAAGAGAGTTTAGACCTATTTGAAAGAATGAAAAATGGGGAATTTAAAGATGGGGAGTTGACTTTAAGAGCAAAAATAGATATGTCATCACCTAATATATATATGAGAGATCCTGTAATATATAGAATTGCGCATTCATCACATCATAGAACAGGAGATAAGTGGTGTATATATCCGATGTATGATTATGCACATCCTCTTGAAGATGCAATTGAAGGAATAACACATTCACTTTGTACATTAGAATTTGAAGAACACAGACCGTTTTATGATTGGGTAGTAAAAGAAACAGAATTTGCTATGCCTCCAAAACAGATAGAATTTGCACGTCTTGAACTGACAAATATGATAATGAGCAAAAGATATCTGAAAAGATTGGTAGATGAAAGAAAAGTTGATGGTTGGGATGATCCGAGAATGTCAACTATATCAGGATTAAGAAGAAGAGGCTACACACCTGAGTCTATAAGAAATTTTGCAGAATCAATCGGAATATCTAAATCAAATTCAGTAGTTGATATAGCAATGCTTGAGCATGCAGTAAGAGAGGATTTAAAACTAAAAGCTACAAGAAAAATGGCAGTATTAAATCTACTTAAATTAGTAATTACAAACTATCCTGAAGATAAAATTGAATATCTTGATGCAGAAAACAATTCTGAAAATGAAGAATTGGGTTCAAGAAAAGTACCATTTTCAAGAGAAATATATATAGAAGCAGATGATTTTATGGAAAATCCTCCAAAAAAATATTACAGATTTTTTGTTGGAAATGAAGTAAGACTTAGAAATGCTTATTTTGTAAAATGTACAGATGTAATAAAAGATGAAAACGGAAAAGTAATAGAAATACATGGAACATACGACGAAGAAACAAAATCAGGTACGGGCTTTACAGGAAGAAAAGTAAAAGGTACAATACATTGGGTAAGTGCAAAAGAAAATGTTAAAGCAACAGTGAGATTATATGACTATCTTTTCAAATTGAACGAAGAAACAGGACAATATGAATACAATGAAGATTCAATAACAGTATTAAAAGACTGTATAATGGAGAAAAGCTTTGAAACGGCACAAAAAGGAGAAAGATTCCAATTTAACAGACACGGATATTTTTCAGTAGATGTAAAAGATACAAAAGAGAATGAACTCGTATTCAATCAAATAGTAGGACTTAAAGATAACTTTAATAAAAAATAA
- the selB gene encoding selenocysteine-specific translation elongation factor, translating into MKNIILSTAGHIDHGKTRLIEELTGKNTMHHKEEKLRNITIDLGYADITLKSEINVSIIDVPGHKDYLKNTICGILNSNMSILVISAIDGVCKQTIQHFNIINLTSINYLIIAVTKIDLASEAQIQDTLNQINELINSSNIQNISTLIIDYENKESIKKLSEKIYELAKDINQKNISKNIFKIDNSFTVKGYGTVISGNLISGSLTKNDEITIYPQNLKSKIKNMQSHSKTVETAYANTRLAINIPSIKKEDVFRGNVLSTSSNLQPSNIINALIYTDNISKNIKNHEFVKLYTGTTSITAKIINLQDKLIYPNSKLLVQLRLKDNIIPFISDDIILLDTSSNEIISGGKIINVSNHKKNKIDFDISIFDIDELIFLFAIKEKKITDISTLKNIYNINCDQFLNCLKKLEKTNFIKLISFDNHTQNNLKYNKNSKYVADYDFYIKIYEKIKIIIKDFSQKFIYKKSINLNILHSKLNFVDKKYLLSMLIDMGYNIQSDCLILDNKNSNKVSEMKKLSDNLEILIESSEAPIKLKNITSDELSKEILHNNLKDKFVKISDDYICSKKMLNNYKNIIFNHFKTNKTLDISEFKAYTNLSRKLSVTVLEYFDLQKITKRFENYRIKLYNGKL; encoded by the coding sequence ATGAAAAATATAATATTATCGACAGCAGGCCATATAGACCATGGTAAAACAAGATTAATAGAAGAACTTACCGGAAAAAATACTATGCACCACAAAGAAGAAAAGCTGAGGAATATAACAATAGATCTCGGTTATGCTGATATCACTCTTAAAAGTGAAATAAATGTAAGTATTATAGATGTTCCGGGACATAAAGATTATCTCAAAAACACAATATGTGGAATTTTAAACTCAAATATGTCTATTTTGGTAATATCTGCAATAGATGGTGTATGCAAACAAACAATACAGCATTTTAATATAATAAATTTAACATCTATCAATTATTTGATAATAGCTGTAACAAAAATTGATCTTGCAAGCGAAGCTCAGATACAAGATACACTTAACCAAATAAATGAGCTTATAAATTCAAGCAATATCCAAAATATATCTACTTTGATAATAGACTATGAAAACAAAGAGAGTATAAAAAAACTATCAGAAAAAATATACGAATTAGCAAAAGACATCAATCAAAAAAATATATCTAAAAATATTTTTAAAATAGACAATTCATTCACTGTAAAAGGTTACGGCACAGTAATTTCAGGAAATTTAATATCAGGAAGTTTAACAAAAAATGATGAAATAACAATATATCCTCAAAATTTAAAATCTAAGATTAAAAATATGCAATCACATTCAAAAACTGTTGAAACAGCATATGCAAATACAAGATTGGCAATAAACATTCCGAGTATAAAAAAAGAAGACGTATTTAGAGGCAATGTATTATCCACATCATCAAATTTACAGCCTTCAAATATTATAAATGCACTTATATATACTGATAATATTTCAAAAAATATAAAAAATCACGAATTCGTAAAACTATATACAGGTACTACAAGCATAACTGCCAAAATAATAAATTTACAAGATAAATTAATCTATCCAAACTCAAAATTATTGGTACAGCTAAGATTGAAAGACAATATTATACCATTCATATCAGATGATATTATACTGCTTGACACATCATCAAACGAAATCATATCAGGCGGAAAGATAATAAACGTATCAAATCATAAAAAAAACAAAATAGATTTTGATATTTCAATATTTGACATAGATGAATTAATATTTTTATTTGCAATAAAAGAAAAAAAAATAACAGATATATCAACACTTAAAAATATATATAATATAAACTGTGACCAATTTTTGAATTGTTTAAAAAAACTCGAAAAAACAAATTTTATAAAATTAATAAGTTTTGATAATCATACACAAAACAATTTAAAATATAACAAAAATTCAAAATATGTGGCAGATTATGATTTTTATATCAAAATATATGAAAAAATAAAAATCATTATAAAAGATTTTTCACAAAAATTTATATATAAGAAATCTATAAATTTAAATATATTACATTCAAAACTAAATTTTGTAGATAAAAAATATCTGCTTTCAATGCTTATAGATATGGGTTATAATATTCAAAGTGATTGTTTAATATTAGACAATAAAAATTCAAATAAAGTTAGTGAAATGAAAAAATTGTCCGACAATTTAGAAATTTTAATCGAAAGCTCAGAAGCTCCTATAAAATTAAAAAACATAACTTCTGATGAACTGTCAAAAGAAATACTGCACAACAATCTCAAAGATAAATTTGTAAAAATATCTGATGACTACATATGTTCAAAAAAAATGTTAAATAACTATAAAAATATAATTTTTAATCATTTCAAAACAAATAAAACCCTTGATATATCAGAGTTTAAGGCATATACAAATCTTTCAAGAAAATTATCTGTAACAGTTCTTGAATACTTCGATTTGCAAAAAATAACCAAAAGGTTTGAAAATTATCGAATAAAATTGTATAATGGTAAATTATGA
- the rpoN gene encoding RNA polymerase factor sigma-54 — MTKLDLTLKQKLNLTTNLITSIEIIALNSIELYSFLEKESEDNVFIDYDAFFEDKMFRDYIRQNNKRYEDYSFNNSENEDIEIQDSVKYEPTLKDVLFEQLGTLPLNELELSIGMAIIHNIDDDGYFRIDIKEISDVVNADDILILSVLKKIQSFEPLGVGARNLKECLLLQIDQTDELLFNIINYHLDDIYKNNLDKIAVSQNIELDTLKEYVKKIKTLNPKPSRGYKTDNNYDTLYIYPDIFVDVVGDSLTVRLKDSVSNVHINEHYLNMLDSDIDNNTRTYLKQKLSRTMFLIESIEKRRRTIQKVADKIVEVQKEFFLNNSPLKPMGLKDISQLAQISESTVSRATKNKYIQTPKGIYELKYFFSSHISTSNEDVSKDSVCKHIKDIISKENPQKPLSDQKITDILNAMGIDIKRRTVSKYREELNIPITKSRKKY; from the coding sequence ATGACAAAATTAGATCTAACTTTAAAACAAAAACTTAATTTAACAACGAATCTTATCACATCAATAGAAATAATCGCCTTAAATTCTATAGAATTATACTCTTTTTTAGAAAAAGAGAGTGAAGATAATGTATTTATAGATTACGACGCTTTTTTTGAAGATAAAATGTTTAGAGATTATATAAGACAAAACAATAAGAGATATGAAGATTATTCGTTCAATAATTCAGAAAACGAGGATATAGAAATTCAAGACAGTGTCAAATATGAACCTACATTAAAAGATGTACTGTTTGAACAGCTTGGGACTTTACCATTAAATGAATTGGAACTGTCTATAGGCATGGCAATAATACATAATATTGATGATGACGGATATTTTAGGATTGATATAAAAGAAATTTCAGATGTGGTTAATGCAGATGATATTTTAATCTTATCTGTACTTAAAAAAATACAAAGTTTTGAACCTTTAGGTGTAGGCGCAAGAAATTTAAAAGAGTGTTTATTATTACAAATAGATCAAACGGACGAGTTGTTGTTTAATATAATAAATTATCATTTAGATGATATTTATAAAAACAATCTTGATAAAATAGCTGTGTCTCAAAATATAGAACTCGATACATTAAAAGAATATGTAAAGAAGATTAAAACTTTGAATCCTAAGCCTTCAAGAGGATATAAAACGGATAATAATTATGATACGCTATACATATATCCGGATATATTTGTAGATGTAGTAGGGGATAGCTTAACGGTAAGATTAAAAGATTCTGTATCAAATGTGCATATAAATGAGCATTATTTGAATATGTTGGATAGTGATATCGATAATAATACAAGAACATATCTTAAACAAAAGCTTTCAAGAACTATGTTTTTGATAGAAAGTATTGAAAAAAGAAGAAGAACAATACAAAAAGTGGCTGATAAAATAGTTGAAGTTCAAAAAGAGTTTTTTTTAAATAATTCACCTTTAAAACCAATGGGACTTAAAGATATATCCCAGCTTGCTCAAATATCGGAATCAACTGTATCAAGAGCTACAAAGAATAAATATATTCAAACACCAAAAGGTATATATGAACTCAAATATTTTTTCTCATCTCATATATCAACATCCAATGAAGATGTTTCAAAGGATAGCGTCTGTAAGCATATAAAAGACATTATATCAAAAGAAAATCCGCAAAAGCCATTATCAGATCAAAAAATAACAGATATATTAAATGCAATGGGTATAGATATAAAACGTAGGACTGTGTCAAAATATAGAGAAGAATTAAATATTCCGATAACAAAAAGCAGAAAGAAATATTGA
- a CDS encoding VOC family protein: MKIEHIAMYVDNLEKTKEFFEKYFLAKSNLGYHNKTTNFRSYFMEFDDGARLEIMNKPAMVDVEKSLNRTGYIHIAFSVGNKEKVDELTNRLQADGYTVVSGPRTTGDGYYESCIVAIEGNQIEITV; this comes from the coding sequence ATGAAAATCGAACATATAGCAATGTACGTAGATAATCTTGAAAAAACTAAAGAATTCTTCGAAAAATATTTTCTTGCTAAGAGTAATTTAGGATATCATAATAAAACAACAAACTTCCGCTCATATTTTATGGAATTCGATGATGGTGCAAGATTAGAGATTATGAACAAGCCTGCAATGGTAGATGTTGAAAAGAGCTTAAATAGAACAGGATATATCCATATTGCTTTCAGCGTCGGAAACAAAGAAAAGGTCGATGAGTTGACCAATAGATTGCAGGCAGATGGGTATACAGTTGTAAGCGGACCAAGAACTACCGGAGATGGTTACTATGAAAGCTGTATAGTTGCTATTGAAGGTAATCAAATAGAGATTACTGTGTAA
- a CDS encoding GNAT family N-acetyltransferase, whose translation MLNNEIYEEYFLNASISTFSINIGGFVSKCGGIDISSNCVFPIYEKNDSQIDKKISEIENFLLEKDIVPIYRIVYQDNYQKLDRVLFNKHYEKVANNIVLACPLQGKKNELFKFADFNESGIYIDTEITGGDGFLEDYFYLRKISKNDQIIFNTAIDICPLKKYSASLLEEGHLIGQAYFIRQGDVVIIKDIVISTKYRGLGYSSKILYSILTYCLKNGAELVIAEIPTDNENVMNLFGNNPMFFKLYDIFYRQLIKNTKGRFIFD comes from the coding sequence ATGCTTAATAATGAAATATATGAAGAATATTTTCTAAATGCCTCCATATCTACATTCAGCATAAATATTGGAGGATTTGTATCAAAATGTGGAGGAATAGACATAAGTTCAAATTGTGTATTCCCAATTTATGAGAAAAATGACTCACAAATAGACAAAAAAATATCCGAAATAGAAAATTTTCTGCTTGAAAAAGATATAGTTCCAATATATAGGATAGTCTATCAAGACAATTATCAAAAGCTCGACAGGGTTCTGTTTAACAAGCATTATGAAAAAGTTGCTAATAATATTGTGCTTGCATGCCCTCTTCAAGGTAAGAAAAATGAATTGTTCAAATTCGCAGATTTCAATGAAAGCGGAATATATATAGACACAGAAATTACAGGTGGAGACGGATTTTTAGAAGATTATTTTTATTTAAGAAAAATATCAAAAAATGACCAAATCATATTTAATACTGCTATAGACATATGTCCTCTAAAAAAATATTCAGCATCTTTGCTTGAAGAAGGTCACCTAATCGGACAGGCATATTTTATTCGTCAAGGCGATGTAGTAATAATCAAAGATATTGTTATATCTACAAAATATAGAGGACTCGGATATAGTTCAAAGATACTTTACAGCATATTGACATATTGTCTAAAAAACGGTGCAGAGCTTGTAATAGCTGAAATACCTACTGATAATGAAAATGTGATGAATCTGTTCGGCAATAACCCGATGTTTTTTAAATTATATGACATTTTCTATAGACAACTTATAAAAAATACAAAAGGCAGATTTATTTTTGATTAA